A window of the Oryza brachyantha chromosome 5, ObraRS2, whole genome shotgun sequence genome harbors these coding sequences:
- the LOC102700146 gene encoding uncharacterized protein LOC102700146, translating to MEGSKADAAAEAAAFGFPSPVRPGATRVGWVGIGVMGGAMAARLLAAGFAVTTYARTPAKAEALVAAGARLVDSPAAVAAASDVVFTMVGNPRDVRAVVLDAVSGVLAGLCPAGVVVDCTSSSPSLAREVAAAARAAGCYAVDSPVSGGDVGARDGTLAILAGGDEAVVNWLAPLFAHLGRPTYMGPPGSGQSSKIANQIAVAGAVVGTSEALAFANAAGLDAPLFLDAVSKGAAGSRVMDIFGERMLNREFVSGGAVRYIIKDLGMALETEEGPEGAKALPGAAIFRQMFSAMASNGDGDLGMHALITVVERLNGIRKCNLISFPPKKKTSEEESGTGARMAAAGSLGLLQVPSFTASRPAARRALFAVRASAADATKDSVLKAFREKRALKIISGLQNFDRSSVASVVSAADKGGATHVDIACDQDLVKLALELTSLPICVSSVDPSAFHSAVEAGAKMIEIGNYDSFYDTGIEFSSEKILKLTRETRGMLPDITLSVTVPHTLSLPDQVRLAELLEEEGADIIQTEGGKCSSPTNPGVLGLIEKATPTLAAAYSISRAVSIPVMCASGLSSVTAPMAVTAGAAGVGVGSAVNKLNDVVAMVAEVKSIAEALGLPSRNVPNNLRTVHH from the exons ATGGAGGGGAGCaaggcggatgcggcggcggaggcagcggcgTTTGGGTTCCCTTCTCCGGTGCGGCCGGGCGCGACGCGGGTGGGGTGGGTCGGCATCGGCGTCATGGGTggcgccatggccgcgcgcctcctcgccgctggGTTCGCGGTGACCACGTACGCGCGCACGCCGGCAAAGGCCGAGGCCCTAGTCGCTGCCGGCGCGAGGCTTGTGGACTCTCCGGCCGCCGTGGCTGCGGCGTCCGACGTGGTGTTCACCATGGTTGGGAACCCCCGTGATGTCCGTGCGGTCGTCCTGGACGCTGTCTCCGGTGTTCTCGCTGGCCTCTGTCCCGCCGGCGTGGTTGTGGACTGCACGAGCTCATCCCCTTCCCTCGCGCGCgaggtcgcggcggcggcgcgcgccgccgggtGCTACGCCGTGGACTCCCCGgtctccggcggcgacgtcggcgcccGCGACGGCACGCTTGCCATCCTCGCTGGTGGCGACGAGGCGGTGGTTAACTGGCTCGCCCCGCTCTTCGCCCATCTCGGCAGGCCGACCTACATGGGTCCTCCCGGCAGCGGCCAGAGCAGCAAGATCGCCAACCAGATCGCGGTGGCCGGGGCGGTGGTCGGCACCAGCGAGGCACTGGCGTTCGCCAACGCCGCTGGGCTCGACGCGCCGCTGTTCCTCGACGCGGTGTCCAAGGGCGCGGCGGGCTCGCGCGTCATGGACATCTTCGGCGAGCGCATGCTGAACCGTGAGTTCGtgtccggcggcgccgtgaGATACATCATCAAGGACCTTGGCATGGCGCTGGAGACCGAGGAGGGACCAGAGGGGGCCAAGGCGCTGCCAGGGGCAGCGATATTCCGCCAGATGTTCTCCGCGATGGCGTCgaatggcgacggcgacctgggcatgcatgcattgatcACCGTCGTTGAGCGCCTCAACGGCATTCGCAAG TGCAATCTTATCTCTttccctccaaaaaaaaaaacttcagaaGAGGAGAGTGGCACAGGAGCAAGAATGGCGGCGGCAGGCTCGCTCGGACTTCTCCAGGTGCCGTCTTTCACGGCGAGCCGGCCAGCTGCACGGCGAGCTCTGTTCGCCGTGAGAGCCTCGGCTGCTGATGCCACCAAGGACTCCGTCCTCAAGGCCTTCCGCGAGAAGAGAGCTCTCAAG ATCATTTCAGGGCTTCAGAATTTCGACAGGAGCAGTGTTGCCTCTGTTGTCTCAGCTGCAGATAAG GGAGGTGCCACCCATGTTGATATAGCATGTGACCAAGACTTAGTAAAGCTTGCTCTCGAGCTAACTTCTCTTCCG ATTTGTGTCTCCTCCGTAGATCCTTCAGCGTTCCATTCTGCAGTAGAAGCTGGCGCAAAGATG ATTGAGATTGGAAACTATGATTCTTTTTATGACACAGGCATCGAATTCTCTTCTGAGAAG ATCTTAAAGCTGACCAGGGAGACAAGGGGAATGCTTCCGGATATCACACTGTCCGTGACAGTTCCGCATACCCTGAGCCTACCAGATCAG GTAAGACTTGCAGAGCTACTCGAAGAGGAAGGCGCTGATATCATCCAAACTGAAGGAGGAAAGTGTTCTAGTCCAACAAATCCTGGAGTGCTTGGATTAATTGAAAAg GCAACACCAACTTTGGCTGCTGCATACTCTATCTCTCGGGCTGTCAGCATTCCAGTGATGTGTGCATCAGGGCTAAGTTCAGTGACTGCACCAATGGCAGTAACTGCAGGAGCTGCTGGTGTG GGGGTTGGTTCTGCTGTCAACAAACTTAACGATGTCGTCGCAATGGTCGCTGAGGTGAAAAGTATCGCAGAAGCATTGGGTTTGCCTTCAAGGAACGTGCCTAACAACTTGAGAACAGTTCACCATTAG
- the LOC102699588 gene encoding cytochrome b561 domain-containing protein At2g30890-like: MLLFGRKRLLAVLGSCTVLLFLTPTQCASSSPDSLNQSYKTVQPLELTPKLSLQLKLHAFLLWSSVGFLMPLGVLLIRITSNVKSTNSIKILFYSHVASQIVAVILATAGAVLSISNFENAFNNTHQRIGLVLYGFIWLQPLIGFLRPDRGVKFRSVWYLAHWLLGIGICVVGVANVYIGIHTYHERTGRSVRPWTVLLTVEVSAMAFVYLFQDRWNHVVRQQQEAAALGDDDEQSEEHAYPANDHKEVVP, encoded by the exons ATGCTACtgtttggaagaaaaagactGCTTGCTGTGTTGGGAAGTTGTActgttcttttgtttctcaCTCCAACTCAGTGTGCTTCAAGCAGCCCTGATAGTTTAAATCAGAGTTACAAGACTGTCCAGCCTCTGGAG CTCACACCCAAACTCTCCCTTCAACTCAAGCTCCATGCCTTCCTGCTCTGGTCTTCAGTTGGCTTCTTGATGCCATTAGGAGTGCTGCTAATCAGAATCACAAGCAATGTGAAAAGCACCAATAGCATCAAGATTCTTTTCTACTCCCATGTCGCTTCACAG ATTGTTGCTGTCATTCTTGCTACTGCTGGCGCAGTCCTGTCGATAAGTAACTTCGAGAATGCATTCAACAACACACACCAGAGAATAGGATTGGTACTGTACGGCTTCATTTGGCTTCAGCCACTCATCGGCTTCTTGCGGCCAGACAG AGGTGTGAAATTCAGGAGCGTCTGGTACTTGGCTCACTGGCTTCTCGGCATCGGGATCTGCGTGGTGGGCGTTGCAAACGTATACATCGGCATCCACACGTACCATGAGAGGACGGGGAGGAGCGTGAGGCCGTGGACGGTGCTCCTCACCGTGGAGGTGTCGGCGATGGCGTTCGTCTACCTCTTCCAGGACAGGTGGAACCACGTCGTGCGGCAGCAGCAAGAAGCGGCCGCCcttggagacgacgacgagcagtCGGAGGAGCACGCGTACCCTGCCAACGATCACAAGGAGGTGGTGCCgtag
- the LOC121054540 gene encoding uncharacterized protein LOC121054540 — protein MGIETDAAARAGSETAPMSPQGEAAAAMAPRAGAGTATPRRGWLRRLIPREYLSRSRRWKLGAFAASGGGAGASSRLASLSRSLRWKRLPGFSLTLRSGSASAVVDAVAFRVMYVVEAVVLGLALSCFFLCCGCHL, from the coding sequence ATGGGCATCGAGACGGACGCGGCAGCGAGGGCGGGGTCCGAGACGGCGCCGATGTCGCCGCAGggcgaggcagcggcggcgatggcgccgcgcgcgggcgcgggcacggccacgccgcggcgcgggtggCTGCGGCGCCTCATACCGCGGGAGTACCTGTCGAGGAGCCGGCGATGGAAGCTGGGCGCGTTCGCCgcgtcgggcggcggcgccggcgcgtcgTCGAGGCTAGCGTCGCTGTCGCGGTCGCTCCGGTGGAAGCGGCTCCCGGGGTTCTCCCTCACCCTACGGAGcggctcggcgtcggcggtggtCGACGCGGTGGCGTTCCGCGTCATGTACGTCGTGGAGGCCGTCGTGCTCGGCCTCGCGCTCTCCTGCTTCTTCCTCTGCTGCGGCTGCCACCTCTAG
- the LOC102699865 gene encoding urease accessory protein G: protein MASHDHHHHHHHHSHDGGHSHGEHHHSHHQDDGHGGAGTGAGSWVGEDGRVWHSHDGLAPHSHEPIYSPGDFTKRAPPLTSRRFAERAFTVGIGGPVGTGKTALMLALCRFLREKYSLAAVTNDIFTKEDGEFLIKHGALPEERIRAVETGGCPHAAIREDISINLGPLEELSNLYKADLLLCESGGDNLAANFSRELADYIIYIIDVSGGDKIPRKGGPGITQADLLIINKTDLAPAVGADLAVMERDALRMREGGPFVFAQVKHGVGVEEIVNHILQAWEIATGNKRR, encoded by the exons ATGGCGTCgcacgaccaccaccaccaccaccaccaccacagccACGACGGCGGCCACTCCCACGGCGAACACCACCATTCTCATCACCA GGAcgacggccatggcggcgccggGACGGGGGCGGGCTCGTGGGTCGGGGAGGACGGGCGCGTCTGGCACTCCCACGACGGCCTCGCGCCGCACTCCCACGAGCCCATCTACTCCCCCGGCGATTTCACCaagcgtgcgccgccgctcacctcGCGGCGCTTCGCCGAACGCGCCTTCACCGTCGGCATTGGCGGCCCCGTCGGCACTGG GAAAACAGCACTGATGTTGGCACTTTGCAGATTCCTCCGTGAAAAATATAGTCTTGCAGCA GttacaaatgatatattcacAAAAGAGGATGGAGAATTCTTGATCAAACATGGAGCACTGCCCGAAGAGCGTATCCGTGCAGTCGAAACTGGAGGCTGCCCTCATGCTGCAATACGTGAGGACATCAGCATAAACCTAGGTCCTCTAGAAGAACTATCAAACTTGTACAAAGCCGATTTACTCCTCTGTGAATCTGGTGGAG ATAACCTGGCTGCCAATTTCAGCAGGGAACTGGCAGACTACATAATCTATATCATTGATGTTTCCGGTGGGGACAAAATACCAAGAAAAGGTGGCCCTGGGATAACCCAGGCAGATCTTTTG ATAATAAACAAGACAGACCTAGCACCAGCAGTTGGAGCTGACCTAGCTGTAATGGAACGAGATGCACTTCGCATGCGGGAAGGAGGACCATTTGTCTTTGCACAG GTGAAGCATGGAGTCGGGGTGGAAGAAATCGTGAACCACATTCTGCAAGCTTGGGAGATCGCGACCGGCAACAAGCGTCGTTAA
- the LOC102699309 gene encoding 60S ribosomal protein L18a-like translates to MVAYRFHQYQVVGRALPTPGDEHPKIYRMKLWATNEVRAKSKFWYFLRKLKKVKKSNGQMLAINEIFERNPTTIKNYGIWLRYQSRTGYHNMYKEYRDTTLNGAVEQMYTEMASRHRVRFPCIQIIKTATVHFKLCKRDNTKQFHNGSIKFPLVYRKVRPPTRKLKTTFKASRPNLFM, encoded by the exons aTGGTCGCCTACAGG TTCCATCAGTACCAGGTGGTGGGTCGCGCGCTTCCGACGCCCGGCGATGAGCACCCCAAGATCTACCGCATGAAGCTCTGGGCCACCAACGAGGTCCGCGCCAAGTCCAAGTTCTG GTACTTCCTGAGGAAGCTGAAGAAGGTGAAGAAGAGCAATGGACAGATGCTCGCCATCAACGAG ATCTTTGAGCGTAACCCAACGACGATCAAGAACTACGGCATCTGGCTGCGTTATCAGAGCAGAACAGGTTACCACAACATGTACAAGGAATACCGTGACACTACTCTGAATGGCGCTGTGGAGCAGATGTACACTGAGATGGCCTCTCGTCACCGTGTGAGGTTCCCCTGCATTCAGATCATCAAGACCGCAACAGTCCACTTCAAGCTCTGCAAGAGGGACAACACCAAGCAGTTCCACAACGGAAGTATCAAGTTCCCACTCGTTTACCGCAAGGTCCGGCCGCCCACCAGGAAGCTGAAGACCACCTTTAAGGCATCTAGGCCGAACTTGTTCATGTGA